The genomic window CCGCACACGCCGAAGACAATTCACTGAGACGTCGTCCAGAGTCTCCTGGAAAACCGGCAAAACTCGAATTTCCGCAGCCGCGCTGTTATCAGCGATTCACGACGCCTTGGCCTCGAAAGTCGGGGCGAAATCACCCAGCGATTTTGCCTTGAGGATCATGCCCTCGATATCCTGCTCTACGATCGCTTCGAGATCGGCGAAGCTGTCGATGACATAATAAATCGGCTGAAGGATATCGATCCGGTAGGGTGTCCGGAGCACGCTCAAGAGATCGAATGGGCGGAATTCGCATGCCTTGCCTTCCATTGCAGCCTTCGCTTCGCTCGGAGACGAGACGATGCCTGCGCCGAAGCAACGGCGGCCCTGCGGCGTGTTGATCAGGCCGAATTCGACGGTGAACCAGAAGATCCGGAACAGATGCCATGAATAGCCCTTGCCGAGGCGGACCGCGGTCTCGCCGAAATGCCGGACGAAATTGGCGTAGCTCTGGTTGGTCAGCATCGGGCAGTGGCCGAAAACCTCGTGGAACAGGTCCGGTTCCTCGATGTAGTCGATATGCTCGCGCCTGCGCAGGAAGGTTGCAAGCGGGAATTTGCCTTGCGACAGAAGTTCATAAAAGCGCGAGGGCGGAATGAGCGCCGGCACGCCTTCGACGCCGAAGCCGGTGGTCTCGGCCAGGCGCCGGTTCACATCGAGGAGCTGAGGCACCTTGTCCGGCGTCAGCCCCAGCATTTCGACGCCGTCCAGATATTCGCGGCAGGCGGTATCGGCCAGCAGCTTCATCTGACGCCGGTAGAGTTCACCCCAAATCGCATCTTCCTCAGGAGTATAGGGATACAAACCATCCGGGCCGGGTAGTTTGGCGGTGTAACTGCTTTCTTTGGTCATATCTGATCCTCCCAGACGTGGCGATATTTCTGCCATTATGATCCGGGTTTGGAGGATTTTCTTTTCTTTCGTGCTGGATTTTGCCATGCTGGTGGCAAATATTCCCGAATGAGATGCGAAAAATGAAAGAACCTGGGAATTTTCGCCGCAAGCTTCTGCAACTCATCCAGGCCGATGGCAGCCTGTCGCTGGCAGACCTGGCGGAAAAGGCCGGCATGTCGCAGAGCTCGGCCTGGCGGAAGATCCAGGAGCTGGAAGCTGACGGCGTCATCCGCAAGCGCGTGACGCTGCTCGATCCCGGAAAACTCGATCTCAAGCTTTGCGTGATCGCTCATGTGACGCTGGAGGATCACCATGAAGAGGCGGTCGCCTCTTTCGCGTCTGTGGTGCTGGAGCGGCCTGAGATCATGGAGTGTTACGCCCTGTCGGGCGCCTTCGACTACATGCTGAAGATCAGGGCGAGGGACGTGGAAAGCTACGAGGCCTTCATGACCCGCTACCTCATGCGCAACCCGCATGTGCGCACCGTCGTATCGAGCTTCGTGCTGCGCGAGCTGAAATTCTCGACCGAACTGCCGCTCTGACGTTTGTCGCCCGACTGCGCGCGCATTTATCGAGCATGGTCGCCACGAGAGCTGCCCGGCATGTGTATCGGAAAGCCTTCGAATGTCTTGAGCGTATCAAGCACGATCGACGTCTTCACGTGCTGCACGGATTCATGGGGCAACAGAACATCGTTGACGAATTTTGAAAGGTCGGCGAGCCCACGGGTCGCGACCTTCAGGTGATAGTCCATTTCGCCGGTCAGCGCATAGGCTTCCAGAACTTCCGGCAACCCATTGATCAACTGCGAAAACCGGCGGGCATTGTCTCTGTTATGGGTAGCAAGGGTCACGGAAATGACCACCAGCATATCGAGGCCCAGTTTCTGTTGATCGAGGTAAGCCCGGTAGCTGCGAATATATCCTTCGGACTCCAATCTCGTGCGCCGGCGCGAGCATTGCGAGGGTGAAAGTGCGATCCGCTCGCCCAGCTCGTTGTTCGTCAAACGGCCGTCCTTCTGGAGTTCCTGAAGCAGGCGCAAATCCAGTTTATCGAGCTGTTCATCCATTGCGCAAAATCCTAAATATGCTCACGAACCGTGCATAATATCTTCTTAGCGCGTAAAGAATGCAAGTACTTTGCACGCGTTTTGGGCCACACTTTGCGCAGTCAAAGTCCAGTCTTCGAGGAGGAGAAAATGGGCCCTTTCCCGCATGATGCGCCGCCGTCGGAAATCACCGCCGATAACCCGGCCGGCACCGACGGTTTCGAATTCGTCGAATTCGCTCATCCTGAGCCCGAAAAGCTCAGCGAGCTCTTCACACGCATGGGCTATATCGAGGTCGCCAGGCACAAGACGAAGGACATCACCGTCTGGCGCCAGGGTGACATCAACTATGTCCTGAACGCTGAAGCTGGCAGCCACGGCGCACGTTTCGTCGCCAATCATGGTCCCTGCGCCCCGTCAATGGCTTGGCGCGTTGTCGATGCCAGGCACGCCTTCGATCACGCCGTGTCGAAAGGCGCCGTTCCCTACGAGGGGGGCGACAAGGTGCTCGATGTCCCGGCAATTGTCGGCATTGGCGGCTCGCTGCTCTATTTCGTCGAGACCTATGGGGCAAAGGGATCAGCCTACGATGTCGAGTTCGACTGGCTCGGCGAGCGCAACCCGCGCCCGGAGGGGATCGGCTTCTATTATCTCGACCACCTGACGCACAATGTCTTCCGTGGCAACATGGACAAGTGGTGGGACTTCTACCGCAACCTGTTCAATTTCAAGCAGATCCACTTCTTCGATATCGATGGGCGTATCACCGGTCTGGTGAGCCGTGCCATTACGTCGCCCTGCGGCAAGATCCGCATTCCGCTGAATGAATCGAAGGACGATACGAGCCAGATCGAGGAATATCTGAAGAAGTATAACGGCGAGGGCATCCAGCACATCGCCGTTGGCACGGAGGATATCTACGCGGCGACCGATCGGCTTGCCGATAATGGTCTGCGCTTCATGCCGGGTCCTCCGGAGACCTATTACGATATGTCCTATGAACGGGTGAACGGCCATAGCGAGCCAATCGAACGCATGAAGAAGCACGGCATTCTCATCGACGGTGAAGGCGTGGTGAATGGCGGCATGACGAAAATCCTGCTCCAGATCTTCTCCAAGACCGTGATCGGCCCGATCTTCTTCGAATTCATCCAGCGCAAGGGCGACGAGGGCTTCGGCGAGGGCAATTTCCGCGCGCTTTTCGAGTCGATCGAAGCCGATCAGATCAAGCGTGGTGTCATCGGTACTGCAGCGGAGTAAACTCTCGAACAATCCCGCGCGTCCGAAAGGGCGCGCGGCGTTCAGGAGTTTTCGGGGAGGAGTTGAGCAATGGACCAGACATCGATCCAGGCTTCCGAGGGCGAAGCCGCGACAACAAACAAGCTGAGATATATGCCGGGGTTCGGCAATGACTTCGAAACGGAGTCGCTTGCCCGCGCCTTGCCGCAGGGCCAGAACAGCCCGCAGAAATGCAATTACGGTCTTTATGCCGAGCAGCTTTCCGGCTCGCCCTTCACCGCGCCGCGCGGGACGAACGAAAGATCCTGGCTTTATCGCATTCGCCCGAGCGTGCGTCACACCCGTCGCTTTTCGAATGCTTCCTATCCGTTCTGGAAAAGCGCGCCCTGCCTGGATGATCATTCGCTTCCGCTCGGCCAGCTCCGCTGGAATCCCATCCCGGCGCCTGATGAGAAGCTGACCTTTCTTCAAGGCGCGCGGACAATGACGACGGCAGGCGATGTCACAACTCAGGTCGGTATGTCGGCGCATGCCTACATCTTTAATGAAGACATGGTCGACGACTACTTTTTCAACGCCGACGGCGAGCTGCTGATCGTGCCGCAGCTCGGCGCTATCCGGGTGTTCACCGAGATGGGCATCATGGACGTCGAGCCTCTGGAAATATGCCTCATCCCGCGCGGCATGATGTTCAAGATTATGCGCAATGGCGAGCAGGCGGTCTGGCGCGGCTATATATGCGAGAACTACGGCGCGAAATTCACATTGCCGGATCGCGGGCCGATCGGCGCGAACTGCCTGGCGAACCCGCGCGATTTCAAGACGCCCGTTGCCGCCTTCGAGGACAAGGAACAGCCTTGCCGCGTGCATGTGAAATGGTGCGGGAAGTTCTATGTCACCGAGATCGGTCACTCGCCCCTCGATGTGGTGGCCTGGCACGGCAACTATGCGCCTTACAAATACGACCTCAGGACTTTTTCTCCCGTCGGCGCGATCAGCTTCGACCATCCCGATCCGTCGATCTTTTCTGTGCTGACCGCCCCGACCGAAGATGCCGGCACGGCCAATGTCGATTTCGTCATCTTTCCGCCGCGCTGGCTGGTGGCCGAGCACACTTTCCGTCCGCCCTGGTATCATCGCAACATCATGAGCGAGTTCATGGGCCTGATCCACGGTCAGTATGACGCCAAGGAGGAGGGCTTCGTGCCTGGTGGTATGAGCCTGCACAACATGATGCTTGCGCACGGGCCGGACGCGCTTGCCTTTGAAAAGGCATCCAATGCCGAACTCAAGCCCGTGAAACTCGATAATACCATGGCCTTCATGTTCGAGACCCGATACCCGCAGCAACTGACGAAGTATGCCGCCGAGCTTGAAACGCTGCAGGATGATTATCTCGAGTGCTGGGACGGCCTGGAGCGCAGGTTCGACGGAACCCCCGGCATCAAGTGATGGCATCCTCCGGCACTGGAATTGAGATATGAAGCTCGCGACTTTGAAGGACTCCACCAGGGACGGCCGGCTCGTCGTCGTGTCCCGCGATCTCACGCGCTGCTCCGAGGTCGGTCACATCGCCCGCACTCTGCAGGCGGCGCTCGATGACTGGGAGCATGTGGCTCCAAGACTTGAGCAGGTCGCCGAAGGCATCGAGACCGGCGCCCAGCCGACGACGCGCTTTCACGAACATGACGCCGCATCGCCTCTGCCGCGGGCCTATCAGTGGGCTGACGGTTCGGCCTACGTCAACCATGTCGAACTTGTGCGTAGGGCACGCGGCGCCGAGATGCCGGCAAGCTTCTGGACCGATTCGCTGATGTATCAAGGCGGTTCGGACGGATTCCTCGCGCCGCGCGACCCGATCCTGGCGGCCGACGAGGCCTACGGGATCGACATGGAGGGCGAGGTCGCCGTTATCACCGGCGACGTGGCGATGGGCTCCGGGCCGGAAGCAGCGCGCAACGCGATCCGCCTGGTGATGCTCGTCAACGACGTCTCGCTACGCGGCCTCATACCGGATGAACTGGCCAAGGGATTCGGTTTCTTCCAGTCGAAGCCCGCATCGGCATTTTCTCCGGTCGCGGTTACGCCGGATGAGCTCGGCGCGGCGTGGGACGGCGGCAAACTGCATCTGCCACTGCTCGTGAGCTTGAACGGTACGGCATTCGGCAAGGCGAATGCCGGCATCGACATGACCTTCGATTTCCGCCAGTTGATCGCCCATGCCGCCAAGACCCGCAATCTCGTCGCCGGCACGATCATCGGCTCGGGAACGGTTTCCAACAAGCTGGACGGCGGCCCGGGCAGGCCGGTGGAGGAGGGCGGAGACGGCTATTCCTGCATTGCCGAACTCAGGGTGATCGAGGCCATTGAGACCGGATCGACGAAGACACCCTTCATGCGGTTCGGGGATCGGGTTCGCATCGAAATGAAGGATCATGCCGGCCATTCCATCTTCGGGGCGATCGAGCAGACGGTCGAAAAATACGCGGGAGCCGGAGGGAAATGAGCGAGGTCGTTCTCTACGATTACTGGAGATCGTCCGCGAGCTACCGCGTCCGCATCGCGCTCAATCTCTTGGGCATCGACTATAAGACGGTCCCCGTCAACTTGCTGGAAGGGGCGCATCGGAAGCCGGATTATCTCAAGATCAATCCGCAGGGCTTCGTGCCGACATTGGTGATCGACGGGAGGATACTGACGCAGTCGTTGGCAATCATCGAGTACCTGGCCGAGGCCCGGCCTGAATGCGGATTGCTGCCACCTGACATCGTCGACCGCCAGAAAGTCCGCGCCCTCGCATATGCCGTCGCCATGGACATCCATCCGATCTGCAACATGCATGTCGTGTCGCATATCGCGACGATGACCGAGAAGGCTGACGCCCGCGAGGACTGGATGAAGCACTTCATCGCGAACGGACTGCGCAAACTGGAAGCCATGATCGGGGACGGCGATGACACATTCAGCTTTGGCGACGCGCCGACCATGGCGGACCTCTGCCTTGTTCCCCAGGTCTACAACGCTCGCCGCTGGGGCGTGGATATGACCGATTTCAAGCGCATCGACGACATCGACGGCAGATGCGCCGAACTGCCGGCCTTCCAGGCGGCGCATCCCGATCGAGCAGCAGAGAATTCATTGCCGGCAGCAACTCATTAGAGCGAGTCCGACGGCTGGACGGTGTGATTATGCGTCCCGCCATGAAGAGAATATCGCAGCCTGGCCCAACCGTTTTCCGGTTTCATCGATGAGCTGCCAGACGGTCACATTCTCGATCCAGAAACGACGTCCCGATTTCGCGATCCTGACACCACGCCCATTCTCGACAAAACCATCGCGCGTGACCGCATCCAGCAGCCGCTGACGCTCGGCCCGATCGGGCTGCTCGGCCGAAAGCCGCGAAGGCAGCGCGGTGAATTCCTCCCAGCTATATTCGAAACAGGTCTGCGCGGTCCGGTTCGCGTAGATGAAGCGCGGGTCGGGCTCGGTATTGTGAGCGAGAACCACGAAGGGCGCGTCATCGTAAAGCCAGTCAGGGCCTTGACCGCCGTGGAGGAGCGGACGGCCGACGATGCGGGCATAGCTTCCGGTGAGGAGGGAGAAGAAATCCGCGTCGTTCCTGAGGTCGAGGGCGTGATTGTCATAAATAGAGGTCACGGAATGTCTCTTTGGTCAAATGATCCGCTGCGATGTAGCCATGCCGATTGTTTTTCACGATGGGCAGGCAATCGCTTGTCCACTCGCCATTCAAACTCGAAACCTTTTCCTGAGAAAAGGCCGTGGTCGGAGCAGTCAAGGCAAGCAGACATATTCCGGCGTAGAGATAGTGAACCAGGGTCATCAGAGCCTCTCCCGATGGGGACTTCGAATTCCATGGACATAACAATATCGGCCCAATTATGAACGCTATGCTTGTGTTATGCGGCACGGCCCTATGGTGCGCTCAGTGACAAGGAATCGATCTTGTCGATGAAATCGCGAAAGGCGATCAGCCCGGTTCGCAAAATATAAGAGGCCCGGCTGCCCGGACCTCTCATGATGTTGTTTTCAGATATGAAGGGCAAGCTCAGCTATCAGCTGCACCCACTCGTAGCCCCACAAGTATCGCACTTCTCGCAAGTCCCATTCCTCACCATCGTGAAGTTCTGGCACTCCGAGCACATGTTGCCCGTATACCCCTGCATGATCGAGCGCTGGCGGCGTTCGGCTTCCATCTTCTTGGCTTCCGTCTTGGCCGAGGCAGCGTCGGCTGCGGCCTTGTCGGAGAAGAGGGCGGTTGCGTCGCTGGTAATTTCCTCGGTCACCTCTTCGGCAATCTCTTCCGCCAATTCCTTGGCTCGCTCCTCGTAATCGCGCTTGAAGGCGACGATTTCGGACGTGGAGATGGCAACGGTTGGCTCCAGCTTGCGGGCCGCGCTGCCGGCAAAGGCGGTCACGGTCCCGGTAGAGGCGGCGCGGGCAGGGGCGGCGGTTGCCGCACCCTTGGGCTCGCTAGCCTGGCGTTCGCTGCCGGTACCGGATACCAGCGTCGGCTTGTAGCCACGGGTCCAGCCGGTGGAAAGCAGGTTGGTCTTGCCTTCCTGGATGCCCTTGCCGAGCGCCGTATTCGAGAAATCCGACGTATCGACATGCGCGAGGTCATGGCGGCCGAGATAGGAGACGGCCAATTCGCGGAAGACGTAGTCGAGAATCGACGTGGCGTTCTTGATCGCATCATTGCCGATGACGATGCCGGCCGGCTCGAACTTGGTGAAGGTGAAGGCCTCGACATATTCTTCGAGCGGCACGCCGTACTGCAGGCCGAGCGAGATGGCGATGGCGAAGTTGTTCATCATCGCACGGAAGGCAGCGCCTTCCTTGTGCATGTCGATGAAGATCTCGCCGAGGCGGCCGTCGCCGAATTCGCCGGTGCGCAGATACACCTTGTGTCCGCCGACGGCGGCCTTCTGGGTATAGCCCTGGCGGCGGTTCGGCAGCTTCTCGCGTTCGCGCGAAACGCGTTCGACGACACGCTCGATGATCTTTTCCGTGATGGTGACGGCCTGTGCGGCGACGGGCGCCTGCAGCAGTTCCTCCAGCGCGTCCTCATCATCCTCGTCTTCGATCAGCGAGGCGTTGAGCGGCTGCGACAGCTTCGAGCCGTCACGATAGAGCGCGTTCGCCTTGAGGCCGAGCTTCCAGGACAGCATGTAGGCGTTCTTGCAATCCTCGACGGTCGCCTCGTTCGGCATGTTGATCGTCTTGGAAATCGCGCCGGAGATGAACGGCTGGGCAGCCGCCATCATGCGAATATGGCTTTCCACCGAGAGGTAGCGCTTGCCGATCTTGCCGCACGGATTGGCGCAATCGAAGACCGGCAGGTGCTCCTTCTTGAGGAAGGGGGCGCCTTCGAGCGTCATCGCGCCGCAGACATGGATGTTGGCGGCTTCGATGTCCTTCTTCGAGAAACCGATATGGTCGAGCAGGTTGAAGCTCATGTCGGCGAGCTGTTCGTCGGAAACCTTCAGCGTGTCCTTCAGGAAGTCGGCGCCGAGCGTCCACTGGTTGAAGACGAACTTGATGTCGAAGGCACTCTTCAGCGCAGCGTTGACGGCTTCCACCTTCTCGTCCGTGAAGCCCTTGGACTTCAGCGTCGAGGGGTTGATCGCCGGCGCCTGGTTCAGGTTGCCGTGGCCGACGGCATAGGCCTCGATCTCGGCGATCTGGCTTTCGGAATAACCGAGCGTGCGCAATGCTTCCGGCACGGCGCGGTTGATGATCTTGAAGTAGCCGCCGCCGGCGAGTTTCTTGAACTTGACGAGGGCGAAGTCGGGCTCGATGCCCGTCGTATCGCAATCCATGACGAGGCCGATCGTGCCCGTGGGGGCGATGACCGAAACCTGGGCATTGCGGTAGCCATGCTTTTCGCCGAGTTCGAGCGCCTTGTCCCAGGCCGACTTGGCATGGGCGGCGAGGTCCTGATCCGGATTTTCCGAATGGATCAGCGCCACAGGGTCGATCGAGAGCGCCTCATAGCCGGAGGTTTCGCCATAGGCGGCGCGGCGATGGTTGCGGATGACCCGCAGCATGCTCTCGCGGTTCGGCGCGAAGTTCGGAAAGGGGCCGAGTTCGCCGGCGATCTCGGCCGAGGTCGCATAGCAGATGCCGGTCATGATCGCAGTCAGCGAACCGGCGATGGCACGGGCCTCAGTGGAGTCGTAGGGAATGCCCGACGACATCAAGAGACCGCCGATATTGGCGTAGCCGAGGCCGAGCGTGCGGTATTCGTAGGAGAGTTCGGCAATGCGCTTCGACGGGAACTGCGCCATCATGACCGAGATTTCGAGCACGACGGTCCACAGGCGAACGGCGTGTTCGTAGTCGCCGATATTGATGCGCTTGGTGGCCTTGTCCTTGAACTGCAAGAGGTTCAGCGAGGCGAGGTTGCAGGCGGTGTCGTCGAGGAACATGTATTCCGAGCACGGGTTCGAGCCGCGGATCGGACCGCCGGCCGGCGAAGTGTGCCAGTCGTTCATCGTCGTGTTGAAGTGGATGCCCGGATCGGCAGACGCCCAGGCGGCATAGGAAATCGTTTCCCAGAGGTCGCGCGCCTTCAGCGTCTTCATGACCTTGCCGTCCTTGCGGGCGGTCAGCTTCCACTCGCCGTCATTCTCGACGGCACGCAGGAAGTCGTCCTTGATCGAGACGGAGTTGTTGGAGTTCTGGCCCGATACCGTCAGATAGGCTTCCGAATCCCAATCCGTGTCGTAGGTTTTGAATTCGAGATCCTTGTAGCCCTGGCGGGCGAACTGGATGACGCGCTGGACGTAATTTTCCGGAACCTGGTCCTTCTTGGCGGCGCGGATTTCGCGCTTCAGGGCAGGGTTCTTGGCCGGATCGAAGCAATCGCCGTTATCGCCTTCGCAATTGAAGCAGGCCTTCATGATCGCCTTGAGGTGCCTGGCGACGATCTTGGAGCCGGTGACGAGAGCGGCGACTTTCTGCTCTTCCTTGACCTTCCAGTTGATGTATTCCTCGATATCGGGATGGTCGATGTCGACGACTACCATCTTGGCGGCGCGGCGCGTCGTGCCGCCCGATTTGATGGCGCCGGCGGCGCGGTCGCCGATCTTCAGGAAGCTCATCAGGCCGGAGGAGCGGCCGCCGCCCGAAAGCTTCTCGCCTTCGCCGCGCAGCATGGAGAAGTTGGAGCCGGTGCCGGAGCCATACTTGAAGAGGCGGGCTTCACGCACCCAGAGATCCATGATGCCGCCTTCGTTGACGAGATCGTCCTCGACGGACTGGATGAAGCAGGCATGCGGCTGCGGATGTTCGTAGGCCGACTTCGACTTGGTCAGCTTGCCGGTGAACGGATCGACATAGAAATGGCCCTGGCCCGGGCCGTCAATGCCATAGGCCCAATGCAGGCCGGTATTGAACCACTGCGGCGAGTTCGGTGCGACGCGCTGGGTGGCGAGCATATAGGCAAGCTCGTCCTTGAAGGCTGCCGCATCTTCCTCGGAAGAGAAATAGCCGCCCTTCCAGCCCCAGTAGGTCCAGGTGCCGGCGAGACGATCGAAGACCTGGCGCGCATCGACTTCGGAACCGGTCTGCTCGTCCTTGGGCAGGTTTTTCAGCGCGGCATCGTCGGGAACGGAGCGCCACAGGAAGGAAGGAACGTCGTTTTCCTCAACCTTCTTCAGCCGGGTGGGAACGCCGGCCTTGCGGAAATACTTCTGGGCCAGAACGTCGGTTGCGACCTGAGAGAACTGCGCGGGAACATCGATATTCTCGAGGCGGAACACGATCGAGCCGTCGGGGTTCTTGATCTCGCTCGTCGCCTTACGGAATTCAATATCCGCATAGGCGCCTTGGCCGGCCTTCGTGAAACGACGTTCGATGCGCATAGTCTTGACCTCGCGTTGGCGCCCGGTCCCCGCGACCTCAAGCGCAAATTTCCTATCCGGCGGCACTTTTTCTTCGTGCAGCCAGCCTCGTTTCCGTATCGTGACAGGGGTGTCATCCGGAGAGATGTCCTTCCTGTATCTTGTGGTGATGGTGGCTGCAAACACTAAATATAGTATTAACAGCTTATTATCGCCAGTCCTGACGCCGCTTTTTTTGGAGGCTGAAAAACGCGCAAGGAATGTACTGGTCCTCAACCGTTTCCGGTACAAGGCCCTGGTCCTGCGTCCTGTTTTTCAAAAGGGAACCGGGCTCGTTACCTCCGGTCCTGTCGCCGCCGCAACATCAGGAATAGTAAAGTTTGAAACAGCTGATTCCGTCAAGGGCTGGCTTTTAATTGAATGGTAACCACAACATCTTGTGGATGCGCTTGTGGAGATTGGGGAAAGCCTGGGAGCGCTGAAATTACAATGGCTTGCAGGCGTTGCCGGCTAAGGAAAAAGGCGCAACCACAAAAAAGCGCCCTGCGGCAAATCTTGTGATGGCATTTTCGGAGCAAATGCGCATGCCGATCTGCCGAGGAAAATCCGCGGGCTTTCGAGGGGTGCCGGCAGCGGACAACCTCGCATTGCTCTCCGCCGCCAGGTTCGATGAGGAAACCTGCCGGCGAATTGCGAAAGAATTTCAAGCGGTAAATTTGAGGTTCGCGCGGTTGGCGATCAGCGGGCGCCCTTGGCGATCGGCTCCTGGTACGTAAAGCCCATATCCCAGGGGAAGTAGATCCAGGTATCCTGGCTGACCTCGGTGACGAAGGTATCGACGGTCGGCACGCCTTTCGGCTTGGCGTAGACGCAGGCGAAATGCGCCTTCGGCAGCATGGTGCGCACCTGTGCGGCGGTCTTGCCCGTATCCGTCAGGTCGTCGATGACGAGCACGCCTTCGCCCTCATTCTCGGTGAGCTCGGGCGCGATCCCCTTGAGCAGCACCATGTCGCCCTGGTTTACATAGTCATGATAAGAGGCGATGCAGACGGTCTCGATCAACCGGATGTTCAGTTCGCGTGAGATAATTGCAGCCGGCACGAGCCCGCCACGGGTGATGCAGACGATCGCCTTGAAGGTCTGCCCGAGGCCGGCAAGGCGCCAGGAAAGCGCGCGGGCATCGCGGTGGAACTGATCCCAGGAAACGGGAAAGGCTTTATCGGGAAGGGACATCGGGGCTGCTCCGCGGCATGATAGAGACGACGCGCCGTTTTCAGGCGACCGGACGGGCTGGAGCAGCAATCGGCGAAACGAAAAATCGCGCAGCCGAAACCGCGCGAGACGTGGCCGAGGCTCGAAGCCGTCATCGGTCGCCGCAATTAGCGGGATTTGCCGGCAAAACGCAAGAGCTACCGGTTATCGCGACAGCAAGGTCAGC from Rhizobium sp. Pop5 includes these protein-coding regions:
- a CDS encoding phenylalanine 4-monooxygenase; translation: MTKESSYTAKLPGPDGLYPYTPEEDAIWGELYRRQMKLLADTACREYLDGVEMLGLTPDKVPQLLDVNRRLAETTGFGVEGVPALIPPSRFYELLSQGKFPLATFLRRREHIDYIEEPDLFHEVFGHCPMLTNQSYANFVRHFGETAVRLGKGYSWHLFRIFWFTVEFGLINTPQGRRCFGAGIVSSPSEAKAAMEGKACEFRPFDLLSVLRTPYRIDILQPIYYVIDSFADLEAIVEQDIEGMILKAKSLGDFAPTFEAKAS
- a CDS encoding Lrp/AsnC family transcriptional regulator, producing the protein MKEPGNFRRKLLQLIQADGSLSLADLAEKAGMSQSSAWRKIQELEADGVIRKRVTLLDPGKLDLKLCVIAHVTLEDHHEEAVASFASVVLERPEIMECYALSGAFDYMLKIRARDVESYEAFMTRYLMRNPHVRTVVSSFVLRELKFSTELPL
- a CDS encoding Lrp/AsnC family transcriptional regulator produces the protein MDEQLDKLDLRLLQELQKDGRLTNNELGERIALSPSQCSRRRTRLESEGYIRSYRAYLDQQKLGLDMLVVISVTLATHNRDNARRFSQLINGLPEVLEAYALTGEMDYHLKVATRGLADLSKFVNDVLLPHESVQHVKTSIVLDTLKTFEGFPIHMPGSSRGDHAR
- the hppD gene encoding 4-hydroxyphenylpyruvate dioxygenase — encoded protein: MGPFPHDAPPSEITADNPAGTDGFEFVEFAHPEPEKLSELFTRMGYIEVARHKTKDITVWRQGDINYVLNAEAGSHGARFVANHGPCAPSMAWRVVDARHAFDHAVSKGAVPYEGGDKVLDVPAIVGIGGSLLYFVETYGAKGSAYDVEFDWLGERNPRPEGIGFYYLDHLTHNVFRGNMDKWWDFYRNLFNFKQIHFFDIDGRITGLVSRAITSPCGKIRIPLNESKDDTSQIEEYLKKYNGEGIQHIAVGTEDIYAATDRLADNGLRFMPGPPETYYDMSYERVNGHSEPIERMKKHGILIDGEGVVNGGMTKILLQIFSKTVIGPIFFEFIQRKGDEGFGEGNFRALFESIEADQIKRGVIGTAAE
- the hmgA gene encoding homogentisate 1,2-dioxygenase, yielding MDQTSIQASEGEAATTNKLRYMPGFGNDFETESLARALPQGQNSPQKCNYGLYAEQLSGSPFTAPRGTNERSWLYRIRPSVRHTRRFSNASYPFWKSAPCLDDHSLPLGQLRWNPIPAPDEKLTFLQGARTMTTAGDVTTQVGMSAHAYIFNEDMVDDYFFNADGELLIVPQLGAIRVFTEMGIMDVEPLEICLIPRGMMFKIMRNGEQAVWRGYICENYGAKFTLPDRGPIGANCLANPRDFKTPVAAFEDKEQPCRVHVKWCGKFYVTEIGHSPLDVVAWHGNYAPYKYDLRTFSPVGAISFDHPDPSIFSVLTAPTEDAGTANVDFVIFPPRWLVAEHTFRPPWYHRNIMSEFMGLIHGQYDAKEEGFVPGGMSLHNMMLAHGPDALAFEKASNAELKPVKLDNTMAFMFETRYPQQLTKYAAELETLQDDYLECWDGLERRFDGTPGIK
- a CDS encoding fumarylacetoacetate hydrolase family protein, which produces MKLATLKDSTRDGRLVVVSRDLTRCSEVGHIARTLQAALDDWEHVAPRLEQVAEGIETGAQPTTRFHEHDAASPLPRAYQWADGSAYVNHVELVRRARGAEMPASFWTDSLMYQGGSDGFLAPRDPILAADEAYGIDMEGEVAVITGDVAMGSGPEAARNAIRLVMLVNDVSLRGLIPDELAKGFGFFQSKPASAFSPVAVTPDELGAAWDGGKLHLPLLVSLNGTAFGKANAGIDMTFDFRQLIAHAAKTRNLVAGTIIGSGTVSNKLDGGPGRPVEEGGDGYSCIAELRVIEAIETGSTKTPFMRFGDRVRIEMKDHAGHSIFGAIEQTVEKYAGAGGK
- the maiA gene encoding maleylacetoacetate isomerase — its product is MSEVVLYDYWRSSASYRVRIALNLLGIDYKTVPVNLLEGAHRKPDYLKINPQGFVPTLVIDGRILTQSLAIIEYLAEARPECGLLPPDIVDRQKVRALAYAVAMDIHPICNMHVVSHIATMTEKADAREDWMKHFIANGLRKLEAMIGDGDDTFSFGDAPTMADLCLVPQVYNARRWGVDMTDFKRIDDIDGRCAELPAFQAAHPDRAAENSLPAATH
- a CDS encoding MEKHLA domain-containing protein, which encodes MTSIYDNHALDLRNDADFFSLLTGSYARIVGRPLLHGGQGPDWLYDDAPFVVLAHNTEPDPRFIYANRTAQTCFEYSWEEFTALPSRLSAEQPDRAERQRLLDAVTRDGFVENGRGVRIAKSGRRFWIENVTVWQLIDETGKRLGQAAIFSSWRDA